Genomic window (Salvelinus namaycush isolate Seneca chromosome 10, SaNama_1.0, whole genome shotgun sequence):
CCTCTTTGTCcagctcctctctgcctcctcctgtgATTCCCATTACGCCATCACACAGCTCCCAGAGCCCATTCACTTCTCCCTGCCACTTTTCTCCTTACAAAATTCACTGTTGCACATTAGTCCaaacaattaaaataaaaacCTTGTGGCTCAGGTATGAAAGGGAGTATTATTCAGTCTAGACTCTGGAAGGTATGTAATAGACATACATGGGGCTATGCGGTCAGTTTATTTGCATACCAGAAACAAATGGGTACCCTTTTCAGCCAAGGGAAATAGGTTGTTACCAAATCACAATTTTTTATGCATTTCTGGTTGGTAGGTTTTACACATCCCATAAAGGTATCTACAGCAGCTTAACAGGAGGGTCACTTAGGGAGAAAGGAGGTTCATGTGGTTGAAGGTATCAGAAAGCAGACCTTTGGTTTAGATTTGCATGGCAACCAGAAGCAGCCTCAGCAtccctgtgtgtgggtgtgagagaCAGTACAATAATAGATATGTTCACGTGGGTCACGGGGAGAAGAGGAGCCAACTGTTTCATTGCTTTTCTGGCAAATAGTAATACTAGTAATACCCTGCTATTATTATGTTATGAACTAAAATCAACTGAAGCAATTGGAAACAAATTGCACCATGCCAATGGGGAAAATGCAAAATGTGTAAGATTAATGGACATTCCTAAAAGTGATCTAGACTTAAATCCTTGAGGCAGCTCTGATACTTGTGTGACAGCCCATGATCCAATCATTGACCCTGAAGTTCAATTCCAATCTAAAATAATTTTTCCACTTGAATAAATGGAACATCGTTCAAATATTATTTTCAAAGAGAATAACGATGTTGAGCACTGGTATTTTACGACCGAGGGTACCCATAGCTTTCAAGTCAGCTTCTCCTTTACTTTTCCCAAGATACATCATTAAGTGCATTTGATTTATGCCATCCATTAATATTTCTAATAGTGGTataattttatttggatttctgGTTGGAAGTAGAATAACTGACTGTGATGCTCACTGTCATCTCTGCAGgttaatataatatactgtaagagAGTCACTTGATCCTCTTGTTTTCTTCCCAAAGGACTCTAATGCCTTCTTCATACCAGACAAATGACTCAGATCAGAAAGCACTTGGTACAAGTAACCCTTATATCAAACCAATCCTATTTCGATACACTCTCTTTTGACTGGGGTATCGTTGAAATAGCGTTACCTCTGGAGCCCGATGGCAGACAAAGAGGCTCTTATAAGAGCCATGACTTTGAACAGGGAATGGGAATCTTCAAAGCTGTCTGCTGCTTCTACCTCAGAGACATTGAATGGTAAATTATGACGGATGTATTTGGATCACAGTCGGCCAAATGGCCTGATTTATGCTAAATGATGCACCAGTAGACTCAATTATAAGTCAGCCTTGGGTCACACACTAGAAGTGGCTTTTCACATCATATAAACCTATCAAAACATAAATCATCATCATAGGATATTTGTTCAATGTCACCCACAAGGGTCTTCTCTCGTTACAGCAGAAAATAGTTCTCAAAAATAAtccatgtgtctgtgttctttcCTTTCAGTCCCATGATGTTCCCGAAAGACACCTATAGTCCATAACAACTAGCCTAGCTATAGTTTCACCATTTCAAATATTTATGTCTTGCTTGTAGTGGTTCAGAGGCagtagctacatcacaaccaacGTTAAATGAAAGATGCACACAACAGGAAAGGGTTTAAGCTATGTCATTCATCACTCTCAGTGTCAATCACTCATAATATATGCATAGATGATTAGTTCCTGGTCTGTCTCCCCCAAGGCCTATTTAAAGCTGGAGTGTAGTAAGAGACTGAATGACATTTCTCACAGGTCTCCAACCACATCAATTGCTCAACTGAACTCCATTCACTATGGGCATTCCACTGAACCTGGGTACTCTGGTCCTAATGCTCATCTTCTACAGCAAAGGTAAAGAAAGCAAATACCTAGACTTTAAATGTATGTATTGATTCAGGGTCTTGATGTACTTTTGCAGTCTACTACTACCAATCCAAACTTGTACTGAAGGGAATTCAAGGAATGTACAGTAAAAAACTGTGTCTGAAAAGTGTTGATAAAAGACAGCTGACGCGCTCCCctccatatgtatttggacagaAAGCCAACATTTTAAATATGgttctatactccagcattttggatttgagataaaaTGTTTCGTATGAGGTGAAAGTACAGAATGTCACATTTTAAAtaagggtattttcatacatatctgttttaccatttagaaaataaatacatgtatctacagttgaagtccgaagtttacatacacttaggttggagtcattaaaactcgtttttcaacaactccacaaatttcttgttaacaaactatagttttgacgagcggttaggacatctactttgtgcacgacacaagtaatttttccaacaattgtttacagacagatcatttcacttatagttcactgtatcacaattccagtgggtcataagtttacatacactaagtagactgtgcctttaaacaacttggaaaattccagaaaatgatgtcatggctttagaagcttctgacctgtggatgtatttcaaggcctaccttcaaactcagtgcctctttgcttgatatcatggggaaatcaaaataaatcagccaagacctcagaaaaaaatgctagacctccataagtctggttcatccttgggagcaatttccaaacgcctgaaggtaccacgttcatctgtacaaacaatagtacgcaagtataaacaccatgggaccatgcagctgtcataccactcaggaaggagacgcgctctgtctcctagagatgaacgtactttggtgcgaaaagtgcaaatcaatcccagaacaacagcaaaggaccttctgaagatgctggaagaataaggtacaaaagtatccatatccacagtaaaatgagtcctatatcgacttaacctgaaaggccgctcagcaaggaagaagccactgctccaaaaccgccataaaaaagccagactacggtttgcaactgcacatggggacaaagatcgtactttttggagaagtgtcctctggtctgatgaaacaaaaatagaactgtggccataatgaccattgttatgtttggaggaaaaagggggaggcttgcaatccgaagaacaccatcccaatcgtgacaCACGGGGGtgacaacatcatgttgtgggggtgctttgctgcaggagggactggtgcacttcacaaaatagatggcatcatgaggatggaaaattgtgtggatatattgaagtaacatctcaagacatcagtcaggaagttaaagcttggtcgcaaatgggtcttccaaatggacaatgaccccaagcaacttccaaagttgtggcaaaatggcttaaggacaacaaagtcaaggtattggagtggccatcacaaagccctgacctcaatcctatagataatgtgtgggcagaactgaaaaagcgtgtgcgagcaaggaggcctacaaacctgactcagttacaccagctctgtcaggaggaatgggccaaaagtcacccaacttattgtgggaagcttgtggaaggctacccgaaacgtttgacccaagttaaacaatttaaaggcaatgctaccaaatgctaattgagtgtatgtaaacttctgacccactgggaatgtgatgaaataaataaaagctgaaataaataattctctctactattattctgacatttcacattcttaaaataaagtggtgatactaactgacctaagacagggaatttttactgggattaaatgtcaagaattgtgaaaaactgagtttaaatgtatttggctaaggtgtatgtaaacttccgacttcaactgtatctagtaCCCCCatcagtatttggacaaattcacttatagtgtattaagtAGTTAAAAGTTTGGTAGGTCCCATATTCcttgcacacaatgactacatcaagcttttGGCTTTACAAACTTTTTGGATGCTTTTACagcttgttttggttgtgtttcggattaTGTTTTGCTCAATAGGAAGTGAATAGTTAGTAATGTATTgagtcattttggagtcacttttattttaCGTAAGAATAGTTTCTGAACACATCTACATttatgtggatgctaccatgattatgagtAATCACAAATGAATTGTGAATGATAAAAAGTTAGAAAGTTACAGAGGGACAAAGATCATGGGGGACTAGATATATAAAGttctttcatttctaaatggtaaaacagatatgtatgaaaataccctcgaataaaaggtgacattctggaCTGTCTCTTCATGTGAAACATTCTATcttaaatccaaaatgctggagtatagagccacattttaAATGGTAGCTTCAATGTCCAGATAGATATGGAGGGGGTGTACATCAAGTATTGCATAACCTTTATGAGGGTAAGATGAAAAATGCACATCTATCTTTAAATATTGTGGGTCCTGATTTTTGGTGCTGTCACAGTGCATGCAGGGCGCATCTATGGGGGCAAGGAGGCCGTGCCTTACAGCAGACCCTACATGGTCCTCCTGGAGAGGGCTACCACCAACATCCTGAAGCCCAAAAACTGTGCTGGCTTTCTAGTGAGAGAGGACTTTGTGATGACTGCTGCCCACTGCAATGGGAGGTCAGTAATGTTCGCTTATCTAGTGAGAGAATACCAGGGGCAAATATATGGGGAGATATGAGCCATTGTCTGCCCTATAAATCATGCAACTGTTTCTCTTTCCTACCTTATATGCAGGGAATTAGATTTCAGCCAAAACAAGTGCAAAATTATTGCTAGTCAAACACTGGTATTTATTGCAATCCCACCTATTAAAAGGACATTTGTCTCTAGGTTTTTCACACCTGAATATTTTTACGGTTTTTAGGCTAGGGCTATCCTACGCTAACCCATGTTTCACAGCTCTTTCTAATTTTGCATTTACACATTGTGACATCATGCATTTCTAACGTACCCTTTGGAGAATTTAGATGTGAAACACAGCTTAGCCCAGGGCTAAGAGCTCCAATAGCCAAACGCTGAGATAAAAGGTGCAGTATGAAAAACCTACCAATACATTGGATCACACACCATTAAGACGTATTGCAGACTGTTGAAATGTCAAGGCACATGCTAAACAAAGTGGAGTGCAAGAATAAACTGTAGATTGACATGACATAgattaacattatgttttcaatCAGCCTCTGTGATTAACCCACTACTGCCTGCTGCAGATATGTGTaagactacagtatattgtattacattgtgtctgtgtatgttacagATCCATTAAGGTCAAGCTGGGAGTCCACAACGTGCAACAGGAAAGCGCTCAGGAAATGTTTGTGAAACAGGCATTTCCACATCCACATTATGATAATGAAGAACATGATAATGATATCATGCTACTCAAGGTAAATCCCCTAGCTAGGACCTAAAGTTACTCATAGTGTTTTTATGTGAAATTGTGCATGCATGTTGATGTGGCTACAATGTCAAAGTATGCAATTTCTTTGTATCACACGTcacaacaaataataataattagtttACCACTATTAAGGTAGGTTATAGAATATCTAAGGGTGTAAGTTGTAACATTTGACATCCCCGCTCTTTCTGCCTCCCAGCTGGAGAAGAATGTGCTTCTCACCAACCGTGTGAGACCCATTGGCCTCCCGCAGACAGAAGATGAGGAGGTGCTCAAGGACTGTCTGGTGTCAGGCTGGGGCTTCAATATCAGGGGAGTAAACAAAGGATCCTCTGTGCTACTAGACCTCAACGTGACACTGCTTGCGAGTCAAGTATGCTCAGACAACCATGCGTTCTGCTCTTCAGGACTAAATGGACCTGGTCAGGTAAGTGGCGTCTTAAAGTATGTAATTTTGCAGGGGAAAGAATATGGGAGTAAAGAAAGAAAACAATACTTTCACCTTGATGGATGGCATGAATCATTCCAAGTGAAATGTGCCTGTTCATTTGTTCAGTATCGTGGTCTACATGTGTTATTTCCAGGGAGACTCCGGTAGTCCATTGGTCTGTAACGGTGTGGCCTATGGGGTGGTGTCCTGCTCTATAGACGAACTCTACATTTACACGCGCATCCCTGACTACCTGGACTGGATCACCAACACCATGAATAATTGATACGACACTGACCAGAAACCTCTACAGTTTGTTCATTTGGCCACCCAGGTCCCTAGAAGCATGATTATGATACTGCAGATTCTGAATTTGTTTATGATGTTTTTTGATTGATTTAACAGTGCTGGTTAATGTCTGTGTGCCTACATGCAGTAAGCCAAAGATTGTTATTATAACCTCCTTGTTCTGTGTTGAAGCTTCTGAATTCCCATCGGTCAAACAATGCTTTCAAGTCCTGTTCTGTGCTGCAGCTGTTTTAAATCTTACATTATGAATCGTGGGATTAAATAAGTAGAGAGTTGATGTTATTGAAcacatttattttgtgaataTCAATATGAGCAAACTGAGAAGAGGTGCTTTGATCAAGTTGTCCCTTCAACAGTGAGGCAATCACATTATTTCTGGCAGTTGCTTACTGCATTTTGGAGTAGGCTATATTGAAAATATATGAGCAGTAAAAGACATTGAGCATACCAAAAATCTTAACAAGACTGCCCCCTTGTGCACATCTGAATAACATACAGTCCATGTAAAAtacattaaaggcccagtgcagtccaaaacgtgatttcctgtgttttatatatatttccacactatgagattggaataatactgtgaaattgtgaaaattatgataatgcccttttagtgtgagagctgtttgaaaaggctgcctgaaatgtcagcctgctTGGTGACATCAGTTAGTTAATAGACCcataagagagttccaaacctctctgccaataacagctagttttcagttttcccctccccacacagactcccagacagtcctagtaaaattcttgcttgagaaactGTTATTTGCTAAGATGCtatttttgttctttttttaccattttaattgaaaacaggTACTTAAAGGGTATCCACCCCAAACCACAAATTCCTATGATTaacagtgttaaataacactaatatgtgaAAACAATATTTTTGGTGAACAAATGTTTCGTTTTCTCATTATAATAAGCTTGGTAGCAACATGTGAAAATCGTTGTTGAAATCTGTTGCAGCTAAAAATTCACTACAAAACCCACAGTGCAATTTTCTCTCTGGGCTgtctaggtagctagctagcaaacgtataataccaaagtcaatatcagcatgtgaatTAACTAGCTAGCTGTAAAATCGTctaaactgcactatcaatttaggagtctattTCACCCAGATCAAGGGCAGATGACGTTGCTATGGCAACAATGGCCTTTCCCATGTTTCCCACAGACATACAAGACGCATTGCGAGATGGTAATTGAAGGAGAAACTGAGTTGAATAATTGATTGAGCACATCTAAGCGAAATATATACTTTGATATAATGATATAAATGGATGTGTTCTAGACACATATGCCCATACTATATATTGGCAGATTTTGCGATCTGGAGTGCAGGTAATTGTTTTAAAAGCTTTATGAAATGTGATAGCATGTTATCCTCTATTTCCAGTGAAGAGAACCATGTACCTATGACGCATTCCTACACGATTTCCTGATttcacagttttttttttttttttttacatttttgtatttattaatatatatatatatttcgacttttttaaatattttttttattatgaacacaaaaacagaaatatacaaaCAAGAGCACATAAACCTAACAGTCAAGGGGTATTACATATCGAATACATTTTCAATTTGTCAAACACTTTTATGGTGCGTATTGCTTTTTTGCTTTTACATTTACTGataatttcaaaataatatttaaattctatcttaaataatgtgaagaggggtttgttctctgcccacttcattttatggataaagaatcttccatgaaaaataaacaaattaacaatgaaAGTTAAATCAGGGTCCATATCATTTGGATCAAAACAAAACATAATATCAGAATCTCTCAGATTAACATTAATAGTCGTTTATTTTCAAATAAAATCTTCTAACTCACTCCAAAGTCCTCTGACATAAGAACAGccccaaaataaatggtcaagagtttctgggtcacaaccacaaaatacacatttgttatcaatagctattttgaatctgtgtataataaaggtctttacagggTAGATTCTATGAATGAGTTTGTATGATACTTCTTTCACCttgtaatggatggaatggaatgcagccctaggacaagtgaactggaacAAAGTCTTGTTGTCTggcaaatatacactgctcaaaaaaataaagggaacacttaaacaacacaatgtaactccaagtcaatcacacttctgtgaaatcaaactgtccacttaggaagcaacactgattgacaataaatttcacatgctgttgtgcaaatggaatagacaaaaggtggaaattataggcaattagcaagacacccccaataaaggagtgattctgcaggtggtgaccacagaccacttctcagttcctatgcttcctggctgatgttttggtcacttttgaatgctggcggtgctctcactctagtggtagcatgagacggagtctacaacccatacaagtggctcaggtagtgcagctcatccaggatggcacatcaatgcgagctgtggcaagaaggtttgctgtgtctgtcagcgtagtgtccagagcatggaggcgctaccaggagacaggccagtacatcaggagacgtggaggaggccgtaggagggcaaaaacccagcagcaggaccgctacctccgcctttgtgcaaggtgaGGCACTGcctgagccctgcaaaatgacctccagcaggccacaaatgtgcatgtgtctgctcaaacggtcagaaacagactccatgagggtggtatgagggcccgacgtccacaggtgggggttgtgcttacagcccaacaccgtgcaggacgtttggcatttgccaaagAACACccagattggcaaattcgccactggcgccctgtgctcttcacagatgaaagcaggttcacactgagcacatgtgacagacgtgacagagtctggagacgccgtggagaacgttctgctgcctgcaacatcctccagcatgaccggtttggcggtgggtcagtcatggtgtgcggtggcatttctttgtggggccgcacagccctccatgtgctcgccagaggtagcctgactgccattaggtaccgagatgagatcctcagaccccttgtgagaccatatgctgacacatgcacatttgtggcctgctggaggtcattttgcagggctcaggCAGTGCCtcaccttgcacaaaggcggaggtagcggtcctgctgctgggtttttgccctcctacggcctcctccacgtctcctgatgtactggcctgtctcctggtagcgcctccatgctctggacactacgctgacagacacagcaaaccttcttgccacagctcgcattgatgtgccatcctggatgagctgcactacctgagccacttgtatgggttgtagactccgtctcatgctaccactagagtgagagcaccgccagcattcaaaagtgaccaaaatatcagccaggaagcataggaactgagaagtggtctgtggtcaccacctgcagaatcactcctttattgggggtgtcttgctaattgcctataatttccaccttttgtctattccatttgcacaacagcatgtgaaatttattgtcaatcagtgttgcttcctaagtggacagtttgatttcacagaagtgtgattgacttggagttacattgtgttgtttaagtgttccctttatttttttgagcagtgtagtatatCTAATAAGGTGCAATTTGATActcctcaggagtaaatgtaacATTGTGTGTTCTCATGAATTCTGGATAATCATATAGAATAAAATCTAAATTATTCAATAATTGTTTAACCCAGATAATGCTGTCAAACCAGTTCTGGAAAAACAaagacttgtttttgtattttatgtcTTTATTACTCCAGATTGTATAACTATGTGGGGAAAAATGGTGTTTGTACATGAGTTTCCAAGTTAGAAGTACTTGTTTATTAAAGTTAGCAAGCTTAATAGGGATTTTACCCACATCAAAGTTGCATTTGAGTAAGAATTCTAGACCACCAATCTGATGGAATATTAAATTAGGGATTATATTCCAAATGCAATCCTTACTTCTTAAATAGTTTTGTATCCATTTGATCTTAAAGA
Coding sequences:
- the si:ch211-212d10.1 gene encoding granzyme-like protein 2, producing the protein MGIPLNLGTLVLMLIFYSKVHAGRIYGGKEAVPYSRPYMVLLERATTNILKPKNCAGFLVREDFVMTAAHCNGRSIKVKLGVHNVQQESAQEMFVKQAFPHPHYDNEEHDNDIMLLKLEKNVLLTNRVRPIGLPQTEDEEVLKDCLVSGWGFNIRGVNKGSSVLLDLNVTLLASQVCSDNHAFCSSGLNGPGQGDSGSPLVCNGVAYGVVSCSIDELYIYTRIPDYLDWITNTMNN